The genomic window GAGGCAATCACGAAACACGTGGTAAATTTGCACGCGAATTTCCGCAGTATTATATGCATGTTGGCCATGCAGCTTTTACCTTGGGGCCTGTTCGCTTTGTAATTTTAGATACTGGTGAAGATAAAGAAGATGCGCATCCGGTATATGCCGGTATTGTAGATTTTGATGATTATAGAGTTCAACAGGCTGAATGGCTTAAAACAGAAATAAACTCAAGGGAATTTAAAAAAGCACCGTTTAGAGTTGTAATGATGCATATTCCACCACGCTTTTCGGGCGATGCACATGGGCCAAAACATTGTACTGAGCTATTTGAGCCGTTGTTGAATCAGGGTAAAGTTGATTTGGTTTTAAGTGGGCATACCCATAAGTACATGGTGCACCAACCTGATAAAGCATTAAACCATTACCCTTTAATAATTGGTGGTGGGCCAAGAACAGGAACGAGAACAATTACCAAAATAAAAGCAGATAGAAATAAACTCGTGGTGAGTATGCTCGATGATTCTGGTAAGGAAGTGGGCGCTTATACTGCACTTAGAAAGTAGGGTGGATAACTGGTCGTCATTCTGAGAGGAGTGTAACGTAATCGAGAACTACGAATGCTCTGCGAAGCTAAGTCTAGCTTGATAGATCTCTCCATTTCACTGCGTTTCAGTCGAGATGACGGAGATTATTGGAATATAAGGCATAAAAAAAGCCCCAAGAAATTGGGGCTTTTTAAGTATGTTTTATTAGTGCTTATGCACCTAATTGTACACGTTTGAAAGCCGTTACTGTTAAACCTTTAGAAGTGTTATCTAAATATTTACGCACATCGATAGAACTATCTTTAACAAACTCCTGGTTTAATAAAGTACTGTCTTTGTAGAATTTATTCAATTTACCAGCAGCAATTTTCTCAACCATTTCTTCTGGTTTGCCTTCTTGACGGATAACGTCTTTAGCAATCTCGATTTCACGTTCAATAGTAGCAGGATCAACACCGTCTTTATCAACAGCAACTGGGTTCATTGCAGCAATTTGCATAGCAACATCTTTACCAGCTTCAGTAATATCTGCACCATTAGCACCTTCAAATACCACTAAAACACCCATTTTACCATTAGAGTGGATATAAGAAACGATTTTCTCACCAGATATATTTGCGTACTCTTGAATAACGATTTTCTCTCCGATTTTACCGGTTAGTTCAGTTATGGTTTCGGCAACTGTACGTCCATCTTCTAAAGTAATTGCTGATAATTCTTCAGTAGTAGCAGGATTGTTGTCAACTGCAGCAGCTAAAACGGCTTGAGCTAGATTACGGAAATCCTCAACTTTAGAAACTGGCTCAGTTTCACAAGCTAAAGCAACTAATTTACCGTTTGTGCCATCCGCCGAAACATTGATTGATACAAGACCTTCAGAAGTAGCATTGCCAGAACGAGCGGCAGATACTTTTTGACCTTTTTTGCGCAATAAATCAACAGCAGCTTCGAAATCGCCATTAGCTTCTAATAATGCTTTTTTGCAATCCATCATACCAGCACCAGTTTGTTGGCGTAGTTTATTTACATCAGCGGCAGTAATTTGTACTGTAGACATTTTATTTCCTTTTTTAAATTTAAAAATCTTGTTATAACAATTACAGGTTACAAGTTACAAGTGCCAAGTTAAACTCATGTTAAGTCAACTTAAAACCTGAAACCAGTAACCTGCAATTAAAAAATATTACTATTCTTCTGTTTTAGTTTCTTCTGATGAAGGAGCTTCAACTTCTGCTTCAGAAGTTACCTTTTTAGTAGTTGGTCTTTTTTCACCAGCTGCTCTAGGCTCTTTTGATTCAGGTGCATCAGCTGCAACTTTCGCTGCTACTGCTTCTTTTTCAGCTTCATCATCTTTTTCGCGTTTACGCTCATCTAAACCTTCTTCAATAGCTTTGATAATTACATCAGTAATTAAAGAGATTGATTTTGTAGCATCATCATTCGCCGGGATAGGGAAATCGATGTTAGAAGGATCAGAGTTAGTATCAACCATCGCAAAAGTAGGGATGTTTAATTTTAACGCTTCAGTAACTGCAATGTGTTCTTTCTTAACATCAATTAAGAATAAAGCTGCAGGCAAACGGTTTAAATCAGCAATACCACCTAAAAGTGATTCTAATTTAATACGCTCACGTTGAATCATTAAACGCTCTTTTTTAGATAAGATCGAATAAGTACCGTCTTTAGTCATTTTATCGATGTTAGACATCTTTTTGATTGACTTGCGAACAGTAGCAAAGTTAGTTAACATACCACCTAACCAACGCTCGGTTACGAAAGGCATGTTTACTTTTTTAGCTTGTTCAGCTACGATTCCTTTTGCTTGTTTTTTTGTTGAAACAAATAATACTTTACGTCCTGATTTTACGATTTGTTTAATCGCAGCCGCAGCTTCTTCAGTTTTAGTTAAAGTTTTATTTAAATCTATAATGTGAATTCCATTACGCTCCATGAAAATGTAAGGAGCCATTTTTGGATTCCATTTACGGGTAAGGTGACCAAAGTGTACACCTGCATCCAATAAGTCTTGATAAGTTGTTCTTGCCATTGTCTTTGCCTCCTGTGATTAACGTTTACTGAATTGGAATTTCTTACGAGCTTTAGCACGTCCTGGTTTTTTACGCTCAACCATACGCATATCACGCGTCATTAGTCCTTTAGCACGTAATGCAGGTTTTTTCTCCGCATCTAGTTCAACAATCGCTTTAGCAATAGCTAAACGAACAGCTTCTGCTTGTCCTTTTACTCCACCACCCTGTACATTTACAGTGATATCATAACGACCTACAAGTTCAGAAACTTCTAAACTTTGGTTTACGATATATTGCAATGGTAAAGTTGGGAAATATACTTTGTGATCTTTACCGTTAACGGTAATTGCGCCAGCACCATCTTTTAAGTAGATACGTGCAACAGCTGTTTTTCTTCTTCCTGAAGTGTTAGTAACTGACATTTCTTAAAGTTTAATGGTTTTTGGAGATTGAGCTGCATGAGGGTGAGTTTCACCAGCATACACAAAAAGATTGGTGTATAATTTTTTACCCAATTTAGTTTTCGGTAGCATACCGCGTACCGCTTTCTCGATTACACGTTGAGGGTGTTTCGCCATTAACTCT from Flavobacterium sp. W4I14 includes these protein-coding regions:
- a CDS encoding putative phosphodiesterase (product_source=COG0622; cath_funfam=2.60.40.380,3.60.21.10; cog=COG0622; ko=KO:K22390; pfam=PF00149,PF16656; smart=SM00060; superfamily=49265,56300), which gives rise to MTILWLTNKSAAGWVEFGEQADQLNQKAYGKAELGLMQANSKLNAVTLKNLKPGTKYYYKIVSKEIKDFQPYKLTYGATVSSAVEEFVNANRAKDEVSFLMMNDTHDRPESIPQLLALVPDKKQDFIFFNGDIFDYQTDEKQIIEHMLQPCVDNFAKRTPFIYVRGNHETRGKFAREFPQYYMHVGHAAFTLGPVRFVILDTGEDKEDAHPVYAGIVDFDDYRVQQAEWLKTEINSREFKKAPFRVVMMHIPPRFSGDAHGPKHCTELFEPLLNQGKVDLVLSGHTHKYMVHQPDKALNHYPLIIGGGPRTGTRTITKIKADRNKLVVSMLDDSGKEVGAYTALRK
- a CDS encoding elongation factor Ts (product_source=KO:K02357; cath_funfam=1.10.8.10,3.30.479.20; cog=COG0264; ko=KO:K02357; pfam=PF00889; superfamily=46934,54713; tigrfam=TIGR00116), whose amino-acid sequence is MSTVQITAADVNKLRQQTGAGMMDCKKALLEANGDFEAAVDLLRKKGQKVSAARSGNATSEGLVSINVSADGTNGKLVALACETEPVSKVEDFRNLAQAVLAAAVDNNPATTEELSAITLEDGRTVAETITELTGKIGEKIVIQEYANISGEKIVSYIHSNGKMGVLVVFEGANGADITEAGKDVAMQIAAMNPVAVDKDGVDPATIEREIEIAKDVIRQEGKPEEMVEKIAAGKLNKFYKDSTLLNQEFVKDSSIDVRKYLDNTSKGLTVTAFKRVQLGA
- a CDS encoding small subunit ribosomal protein S2 (product_source=KO:K02967; cath_funfam=3.40.50.10490; cog=COG0052; ko=KO:K02967; pfam=PF00318; superfamily=52313; tigrfam=TIGR01011) → MARTTYQDLLDAGVHFGHLTRKWNPKMAPYIFMERNGIHIIDLNKTLTKTEEAAAAIKQIVKSGRKVLFVSTKKQAKGIVAEQAKKVNMPFVTERWLGGMLTNFATVRKSIKKMSNIDKMTKDGTYSILSKKERLMIQRERIKLESLLGGIADLNRLPAALFLIDVKKEHIAVTEALKLNIPTFAMVDTNSDPSNIDFPIPANDDATKSISLITDVIIKAIEEGLDERKREKDDEAEKEAVAAKVAADAPESKEPRAAGEKRPTTKKVTSEAEVEAPSSEETKTEE
- a CDS encoding small subunit ribosomal protein S9 (product_source=KO:K02996; cath_funfam=3.30.230.10; cog=COG0103; ko=KO:K02996; pfam=PF00380; superfamily=54211); protein product: MSVTNTSGRRKTAVARIYLKDGAGAITVNGKDHKVYFPTLPLQYIVNQSLEVSELVGRYDITVNVQGGGVKGQAEAVRLAIAKAIVELDAEKKPALRAKGLMTRDMRMVERKKPGRAKARKKFQFSKR